The following coding sequences lie in one Kryptolebias marmoratus isolate JLee-2015 linkage group LG5, ASM164957v2, whole genome shotgun sequence genomic window:
- the LOC108245182 gene encoding transmembrane protein 59-like, whose translation MEYSLPELQAPRSNVADKPWPQVHSHTQRPHGVRGHGEKGAPKAAVKGKHPVQHTEDPTADHDFLGCMSRRSGLPRWILAACLFLSIMVMLWLSCASLVTAPEQHIKTQLSINGDKEFLEHVHKVNPYHLSPMIAVAVKQSGESQEAGPLPVKVDLNKTCV comes from the exons ATGGAGTACTCTTTGCCCGAGCTGCAGGCTCCTCGATCCAATGTGGCCGACAAACCCTGGCCTCAGGTCCACTCTCACACCCAGAGACCCCACG GTGTGAGGGGGCATGGAGAAAAGGGAGCACCTAAAGCAGCAGTGAAAGGGAAGCACCCCGTCCAGCACACAGAGGACCCCACAGCCGATCACGACTTCCTGGGCTGCATGTCAAG ACGCTCGGGCCTTCCCCGGTGGATTCTAGCTGCTTGTCTCTTCCTGTCCATCATGGTCATGTTGTGGCTCAGCTGCGCCAGTCTGGTCACCGCACCGGAGCAGCATATCAAAACACAG CTGAGTATCAACGGAGACAAAGAGTTTCTGGAGCACGTGCACAAGGTCAACCCGTACCACCTGAGTCCCATGATAGCCGTCGCCGTGAAGCAGTCGGGGGAGAGTCAGGAAGCCGGGCCGCTGCCCGTCAAAGTCGACCTCAACAAAACGTGCGTTTAG